The Argonema galeatum A003/A1 sequence TGGTAACAACATTCGGTTTAACCAAGAGTGAATAATTCCATCTCCCGGACGCAATGCAACACCGCCCCGTTCTGCCATAAAATCTGGTAATTCGTGATGAGTTTTCACGTCAACTGGTTTGGGATAAGCTGCTGTGTGACAGAAACTTTGCATCACTAAATCTGCGCTGAATCCCAAACAAGCGAGTTCTTTTAACTCATCTCTAGTCATCGGGCCTGTGGTATCCTGGGAACCAACAGTTGTCATAATTGGTTCGCAAGATGTACCGGGACGAACACCGGGTAATCCGCAAGCTTTGCCGACCATTTTCTGAGCTAAAGTGTAGCCTTTACCTGTATCTGCGGGTTGTTTTGGACGGGTGAAAACGGTACTCGGTTCTAATCCCAAAGCGGCGCGAGTTTTATCAGTAAGAGTTCGTCCGATTAGTAGAGGAATGCGTCCGCCTGCTCTTACTTCATCGAGAATTGTATCTGGTTTGAGGGTAAAATTGGAAATGATTTCGCCAGCTTCGTTGACAATTTCACCTTTGTAAGGAAAGATGGTAATTACCATTCCGGTTTCCATCTTACTGACATCGCATTCGATCGGCAATGCGCCGGAATCTTCAGCGGTGTTAAAAAAGATGGGTGCGATCGCACTTCCTAAAATATATCCCCCATTTCGCTTATTGGGAATATGAGGAATATCGTTCCCAATATGCCACAACACCGAGTTAATCGCCGATTTCCGGGATGAACCAGTCCCCACAACATCCCCCACATAAGCTACAGGATGCCCTTTCAGCTTCAATTGTGCAATAGTTTCCAGCGCCCCCGGCATCCGAGATTCCAACATGACAGTAGCGTGCAACGGAATATCCGGGCGAGTGGTAGCAAGAGGTGCAGGCGACAAATCATCCGTATTCGTCTCGCCAGGAACCTTAAACACCGTCACCGTAATGCTTTCCGCCAATTTGGGACGCCCGATAAACCAAGCAGCATTTGACCAAGCATCAACCACCTGCTTAGCATAAGGATTGACTTCAGACAACTTCAGGACATCGTTGAAAGCATCAAACACCAACAATGTCTTACTTAAGGCAGTTGCAGCCGCTGCTGCGATCATGCTGTCATGAGATTTAAGCAACTCCACCAAAGATTGCACATTGTACCCACCCAGCATTGTACCCAGCAGGTAAACCGCCGCTTGGCGAGTAATCAAAGGACAAGTAATCTCCCCCTTCGCAACACCAGTGAGAAACCCAGCTTTCACGTAAGCCGCTTGATCTACCCCAGGGGGGATGCGGTTAGTTAACAAATCCAATAGGGTTTCCGCTTCACCCGCCGGAGGATTTTTCAGCAGTTCGCACAATTCCGAAGTCTGCTGTGCATTTAGGGGTAGTGGCGGGATTCCCAATTTTGCTCGTTCTTCAACCTGTTGACGGTAAGCTGACAACATCAAGTGTTCTCCTAATGGATTTCCTAGATATAATCGTTAGTCTATCGTTATTTATCGGGTGAGATTGTTATTGGATAACGGTTTTGTGGGTATTATGACGCACCCTAAATTCTTCTTTGTGTTATAATTATGCTATCAAATATCGTAAATAGGAGAATTTATTGACATCAGATGAGTTAGAAACTATCGACATTGTTGAAGCCGATATTATTGATTCAACGGTTGAGGTAGGGAGTGGATGTTTTTGGCGAGGGAGTGGTAAAGAGCCTCAATGGGATAATCCCAAATGCGTTACCTCCTGACGATCCTTTAGAAGAATTATCTGATTTTGAATTAGGGTTACGTCGTTTTTGTTATGAGTGCGATCGCCAGGTAAGTGTGGAAATTGGCGATCTCCAGTTTACTGTGTTTTTTGATCCCGATATTTGTATGTTATTAGAAGATCGCTTTCCCGAACAAATTGGGGAATTAGAACAGGGTAAAAGCATCCGTATAGATTTTGCCGAAAGTTATCATCTTACGGTAATTTTAACGCCTATAGGTGAGCGAGTTAATTGTCAATTAAGGAAGTTTGGTTATGATCGTAATTATGATGATTATGAGTTGGATAAAGAGCAAGTTTTAGGAGAGTTAAGAAGGTTTTTGTTGGAAGTGATGCAATTCGCGATCGATCGTGGTTATGTGGCTTTAGAGGATAAGGAAAAGTTTATTGCTCCAGCTTTTTATGAGCGGGTAATTTTTGTCTGATTGTAATTTGAAATAAGCGATCGCACTCACTTACACAAAGAGAAATTACAGGTTACAATATGTAACTGATATTGCCTCGCTACAAAAGCAGTTTTATGTTATAATTGTGTTAGTCCATGTTTGAGGAGAGTCAATTATGCAAGCCTTTGAAGTAATGGGAACAATTGATGAAAAAGGCCAATTGATTTTAGATAGCCATCTCAATATTCCTGCACCTAGTCGCGTCAAAGTAATTGTTTTAGTAAATAATGACAATGAGTACGATCTTGATGATACTCCTGTGGGAGAAATTAAAGCGAGTTTAAAACGTGCTTTACAAGAAGTAAAAGCAGGGCAAACGCGACCTATTTCTGAATTATGGAATAGAATCGATGACTAATAATTTCAATCAAATTTCAGTTAGATTCGCTGGGGAAGTAATATTGTCGTTAAGTACGCTGCGCGATCGCACTGCAATTATCTATGAACACTACTGAAGAGATTCGCCAACAGGTCAAACAATACGTCGATCGATTATCCCCCGAACGATTGCGCGTTGCATCTGATTTTTTAGCTTATTTGGCAGAAGTTAAATATGTTGGTCGGGTGAAAGAAAAACGTAGGACACACCGCCGCCATAGCAGCTTTTATATTGGTATCCACGGCTATGCCGGGGTAGAATCTCTGACGTTGTTGGCCGAACAAACTGCTCAATTGATGTCTTTAAGCCCTCATAAACGACCTTATTATCAACGAGGTCGCCGCGCCGACAAGCTTATCCTGTCTACCTTTGAGCTATAGTTGTCGCCCCTTCAGGTGCGATCGCGCAATTTTATCTAAACATATCACTTTTCAGGACTTACGCAATATTTGATTTCAAGCGCAATGGCTGTAGGGGTAATTCATGAATTACCCCTACAGCCATTGCGCTTGGGTAAAATTGGCAGATTGTTCTATAATAGAAAAACTCAAATCTTAAAGAAGTGGGATAGGCGTCTCGCCCGTGCCACAAGAAAAAGCTCTCTTGTGAGGAGTAGGGGTCAGGGGGCAGGCGCAAAGGAGCAAGGCGGGACGTCCGCCCGCCCAGTGCATTGGTGTAAGATCTGAGATAACCGCCGATCATCATTCCTGGGGAGGTGACAATGACTACTTTAGTAAAAACACAGAAAATATATGATGAATTTATTGATTTTATTGCCCAAGGCAAAGCTTATATAGTAAGCATAACCGAATTAAATAATTTTTACTTATCCTAAGTAAGAAAGCTCCGTATTCAAACGTACTACCAATGATTTCGTCACCAGAATCTAGCACCCCTACATCCCTCAAATTCCGCCTCCGCACCGCCTTGGTGGTACCCTTTGTACTACAAATCGTCACTGCTGTTGGCTTGGTGGGCTATCTCTCATTCCACAACGGGCAAAAAGCCGTCAACGATTTAGTGGTGCGGTTGCAACAGGAAACTAGCTCTCGCATCAATCAGCACCTTGACACCTTATTAGCCACTCCTGCTCAAATCAACCAAATCAATGTGGATGACTATAAAACAGGAAATCTGAACTTGCTAGACTATGAGCGCACCTGGCGTCAGTTTTACAGCCAAATGAAAACGTTCAAGAATTTGAATTACATAGGCTTTGGTCGTCCCCAAGGTAGTGAGTATGTCGGCGTCGGTCGCGAAGCAGATGGCAGATTGTACACAGCAATGATGCAATCTTCTTACAAGGGTCGATCCAAGCGATATGATCTCGATAGTCAGGGAAATCCTACCCGTGTTACCGAGGAGGAAGCCTTTGAATACGTAGACGATAGTGGATTTACCGAGCCAGTTAAAGCGGGTAAACCAGTCTGGGCTAAGATCGACTACTGGGCCGATAAACCAGATGTTGTGACAATTAGCTGTAGCCATCCAGTATATGACAAAAGCGGCAACCTGGTGGGTGTGATCGGAACTGAGTTGTTTCTCCCACGCTTAAACACCTTCCTGCAAAATTTGAAGGTGAGTCCTTCGGGTAAAATTTTCATCTTGGAGCGGGATGGGTTGGTTGTGGCTACCTCCACCAGCGAAAAATCTTACCAGATAAAAGCAGGTAAACCCGAACGCCTGAATGTAGTTGAACTTCAAGATCCTTTAATTCGAGCAACTGGTCAACATTTAATAGACCGTTTTGGTAACTTCCGCCAAATTAGAGACACTCAGCAGATTAAATTCAACCTCAATAACAAACCCCAATTCGTTCAAGTTCTTCCGTGGCAGGATGAATTGGGTCTCAATTGGCTAATTGTGGTAGTCATTCCTGAATCGGATTTCATGGGAGAAATCAACAACAATACTCGCATCACAATGCTGCTGTGTTTGCTGGCGTTGGTAGTGGCGATTGCTGTAGGCATTCTTACGGCTTCCTGGATTACTCGTCCCATAAACCTGATTGCCAAAGCGTCACATGAGATGGCAGAGGGGAATTTCAACCAGCGCGTTGCATCTAGCCAGATTATTGAACTCTCAAAACTGGCAAACTCCTTCAACAATATGTCAGGGCAACTGAAAGACTCCTTCGATAAACTCAATTCCGTCATCGCACAAGCCAATCAAGTCAGCCTTCAAGTCACCGCCTCCACCAGCAAAATCGCTGATGCTGGCAAACAGCTACAAACCACAGCCCTCGAACAAGCCAGTTTCACTAATCAAGTGAATGATACAGCCGATGCGATCGCCAACACTTCCGGGCAATTAGTCAAAACAATGGACAATGTAGCCCAACAAGCTACCGCCACCGCCACCGCCACCAGTAGCAGTCAACAGACTCTCACCCAAATGGCGGCAATGATGAGTCAACTGGCAACGGCGACCAACAGAATTTCTGCTTGGTTAAAAATGATCAATGAAAAAGCCAATAACATCGGTAACGTTGTTAGCCAGATCGCCAAAGTAGCAGATCAAACTAATTTAATCTCGCTTAACGCCGCCATTGAAGCGGAAAAAGCTGGAGAGTATGGGGCGGGTTTTGTCATAGTTGCTAGAGAAGTGCGACGATTGGCAGATAACGCCGGTAATGCTTCTCAAGAAATTGAGCAAATGGTGGTAGAAATGCAATCTTCAGTTGCTCAGGGCGTCATGGAAATGGATAGTTTCAGCCACCAAGTAAAACATCACGTAGAAGTGGTTAGTGACATTAGCGAGCAAATTGCCCAGGTAATTGAGCAAGTGCAGAGTTTGACACCGCAATTTGAACAAGTCAGCCACAGCGTCCAAGCACAATTTGAAGGAGCGCAACAAATCAGTCAAGCCATATCTCAATTAAGTAAAGCTTCCCAGCAAACTGTGGCATCCTTGCAAGATACTAACCAGGCGCTGGAGCAATTGAATGATACCGCACAAGTTCTCCAAAGCGTCGTCAAAACCAGTTTTTAATTGTATATAAATAATACCGTCCTTACAGGCCGGATGCTAAACTGAAACTGGAAACCTGCCAGTCCTATTTTAAAATGACTGTATTCCCCTCCCAAGAGCCAAAAACGATCGTCCGCCCGGTGCAATACCGGGATCTGGAAGCGCTTGACGAGATGTTTGTGGAGGCGTGTGAGGCTGAAGACCACAGCTGCTCCGCTGACACAAAGAAGCAGCTTAAGCAGGTTCGTAACTGGTACTGGTTGATGAAGTTTTTGAGCTTCTTCCCTAACCCGTTCCGCTACAAGTTTTGCGCCTATGTGGCCCAGCAAGACCGGGAAGTTAGGGGGATGATTCAGATATCCCCGTTTAATCGCACGCGCAGCACCTGGCGAGTCGAAAAGGTGGTGGTTGACTCAGAAGCAGGTAGCCAAGGAATAGGCTCTCAACTTTTGCGCTATTGCTTCGAGACAATCTGGGAAGCACGCACTTGGTTGCTAGAAGTCAATATCCACAACAAAACGACGCTGGCTTTGTATCGGCAAAATGGGTTTCAGCCTTTGGCCCAAATGACTTATTGGGCGATCGCACCGGAGATAATCAAAGAACTGCAAGAGCGAGAACCAGATTTACCCAACCTGCTCCCAGTAAGTAATGCCGACGCCCAACTGCTATATCAACTAGATACAGCAGCTATGCCCCCCTTAGTGCGCCAAGTATTCGATCGCCACATCCAAGACTTCAAAACCAGCTTCTTCGCTGCTTTAATAGAAGGGATAAAACAGTGGTTCAACCAGACCGAAGTAGTAAGCGGTTATGTGTTTGAAACCCAGCGCAAAGCAGCGATCGGCTATTTTCAAATGCAACTGAGTCGCAACGGTTTAGTGCCCCACAAAGCCCAGTTGACGGTTCATCCAGCCTACACCTGGCTTTATCCCGAATTGCTGTCCCAAATGGCCCGCATTGCCCAAGATTTCCCGCCACAATCCTTACAATTAGCCTCTGCGGACTACCAACCAGAACGAGAAGAGTATTTGGAGCAACTGGGTGCTGAGCGGGTGGAACATACCCTGCTAATGTCTCGTTCGGTTTGGCATAAATTGCGGGAATCTAAGCTGGTATCCTTAGAAGGTCTGCCATTGTCTGAAGTACTTCAAGGTTTGCAGCGTTCTCGTCAACCAGTACCGGGACGGATGTCTTGGTTGCGATCGCGACAGCTAGCAACACCGGAGTCGGCGAGAA is a genomic window containing:
- the acnB gene encoding bifunctional aconitate hydratase 2/2-methylisocitrate dehydratase encodes the protein MLSAYRQQVEERAKLGIPPLPLNAQQTSELCELLKNPPAGEAETLLDLLTNRIPPGVDQAAYVKAGFLTGVAKGEITCPLITRQAAVYLLGTMLGGYNVQSLVELLKSHDSMIAAAAATALSKTLLVFDAFNDVLKLSEVNPYAKQVVDAWSNAAWFIGRPKLAESITVTVFKVPGETNTDDLSPAPLATTRPDIPLHATVMLESRMPGALETIAQLKLKGHPVAYVGDVVGTGSSRKSAINSVLWHIGNDIPHIPNKRNGGYILGSAIAPIFFNTAEDSGALPIECDVSKMETGMVITIFPYKGEIVNEAGEIISNFTLKPDTILDEVRAGGRIPLLIGRTLTDKTRAALGLEPSTVFTRPKQPADTGKGYTLAQKMVGKACGLPGVRPGTSCEPIMTTVGSQDTTGPMTRDELKELACLGFSADLVMQSFCHTAAYPKPVDVKTHHELPDFMAERGGVALRPGDGIIHSWLNRMLLPDTVGTGGDSHTRFPLGISFPAGSGLVAFAAALGVMPLDMPESVLVRFKGELQPGVTLRDIVNAIPYVAIQKGLLTVEKKNKKNVFSGRIMEIEGLPDLKVEQAFELTDASAERSCAGCTIKLSVETVSEYIRSNIALLTNMVARGYEDARTIMRRVAKMEEWLANPVLMEADADAEYAEIIDIDLNEIEEPIVAAPNDPDNIKLLSEVANDPVQEVFVGSCMTNIGHYRATAKVLEGEGAVKTRLWICPPTRMDEQQLKEEGYYSIFGAAGARTEMPGCSLCMGNQARVADATTVFSTSTRNFNNRMGKDARVYLGSAELAAVCALLGRIPTVQEYLDIVAKKIHPLADDLYRYLNFDEIAGFEDEGRVIALEDMPKIEDILGIPAGVLK
- a CDS encoding methyl-accepting chemotaxis protein → MISSPESSTPTSLKFRLRTALVVPFVLQIVTAVGLVGYLSFHNGQKAVNDLVVRLQQETSSRINQHLDTLLATPAQINQINVDDYKTGNLNLLDYERTWRQFYSQMKTFKNLNYIGFGRPQGSEYVGVGREADGRLYTAMMQSSYKGRSKRYDLDSQGNPTRVTEEEAFEYVDDSGFTEPVKAGKPVWAKIDYWADKPDVVTISCSHPVYDKSGNLVGVIGTELFLPRLNTFLQNLKVSPSGKIFILERDGLVVATSTSEKSYQIKAGKPERLNVVELQDPLIRATGQHLIDRFGNFRQIRDTQQIKFNLNNKPQFVQVLPWQDELGLNWLIVVVIPESDFMGEINNNTRITMLLCLLALVVAIAVGILTASWITRPINLIAKASHEMAEGNFNQRVASSQIIELSKLANSFNNMSGQLKDSFDKLNSVIAQANQVSLQVTASTSKIADAGKQLQTTALEQASFTNQVNDTADAIANTSGQLVKTMDNVAQQATATATATSSSQQTLTQMAAMMSQLATATNRISAWLKMINEKANNIGNVVSQIAKVADQTNLISLNAAIEAEKAGEYGAGFVIVAREVRRLADNAGNASQEIEQMVVEMQSSVAQGVMEMDSFSHQVKHHVEVVSDISEQIAQVIEQVQSLTPQFEQVSHSVQAQFEGAQQISQAISQLSKASQQTVASLQDTNQALEQLNDTAQVLQSVVKTSF
- a CDS encoding GNAT family N-acetyltransferase, which translates into the protein MTVFPSQEPKTIVRPVQYRDLEALDEMFVEACEAEDHSCSADTKKQLKQVRNWYWLMKFLSFFPNPFRYKFCAYVAQQDREVRGMIQISPFNRTRSTWRVEKVVVDSEAGSQGIGSQLLRYCFETIWEARTWLLEVNIHNKTTLALYRQNGFQPLAQMTYWAIAPEIIKELQEREPDLPNLLPVSNADAQLLYQLDTAAMPPLVRQVFDRHIQDFKTSFFAALIEGIKQWFNQTEVVSGYVFETQRKAAIGYFQMQLSRNGLVPHKAQLTVHPAYTWLYPELLSQMARIAQDFPPQSLQLASADYQPEREEYLEQLGAERVEHTLLMSRSVWHKLRESKLVSLEGLPLSEVLQGLQRSRQPVPGRMSWLRSRQLATPESARTDLAPNVSGQPGSKSESSPETASGVAFKVSRHGSSGSSSQQDGAETQQEKPSC